In Brassica napus cultivar Da-Ae chromosome C2, Da-Ae, whole genome shotgun sequence, the sequence GAGCTTGAAGGTCTGATACCATGCAAGAAAAGATATATGAGGATTTGAGAGTAAAGGAGAAACAGAGTATGAGAGTAAATGGACAGTGAGGAACAGAGTAAACAGAGAGATTATGAGAGTAAAGAGTAATCAAGAGAAAAGAGAATGGTGAAAAAGAAAGGGGAACTCCCTACTTTCAGCTTAGATCTGAAGAgtatcattacaagagattataaagaaaaagaagagaataaaCCAGAACTGTCTTACACAAGGAGCCAAACACACTTGGCTTACTAGGAAAGTTACAATAAAATATCTGTATATTTTTACTGTAGCTCCGCGGATACTATTTATGTTGGCAGACCTTGCTTGTTTCTCTTTGGCAAGCCTTGCTAACATTAACCTTGGCAGGCCTTGCTGGATAAATCATTATTCCTTTTATTTTCATACTCAACAATTTATTCTTCATTTCAACATAAATTACAGACAACTAAGCTTTTAATCTCAATTAATGCCAATTATAGTTTTACTAACGACTTACATAAACTCCATCCCACAGCTTCTCGAGTCTACTCTCTTGCATTTGGAGCTTAACAAGGTTTTCAGGACAAAAGTTAGAAGGCATATGTTTCACTAGATATCCGTCTAACCTCAATAATCTAAGTTTAGGGGGTAAATAGTCGAAGCCATTTGGTGAGTTCCATCTAACTTCTTTCTTTTGTCTGGTATAAATCTTTAGAAAAAGGAGATTACACATCTCTTTGAAAGAATTCTCCGCTATATGCAACTCATCCATCTCGTCGATATTGAGTGATATACCTAAAATGTTTTTAGTTCCCTTAAAATGATAAAACAGTTAAAAATGAGACCAAGTCATAAGGTAAGCCAACAAATAGAATAAGGGAGGTGTATTGAAATGTGGATTTTAAAAGTTTGGGtggatttgaaaaaatattggagTTTGAAGAGATTTGGGTTAAATTCCATTTATATGGGtgggatttaaaaaaaggaaaaaagatttggataggattttttttaaaatttcagagTACTTGAGATCATTTTATCTTAAATTTCAGAGTACTTTTCAAAGTCCAATTATTTCAAAACATGAAGTAATCACTATTTTTTCCAACAAAGTAAAAACGtgaaatttcaatattttgtcttcttccttcGTTTGTGAGAACGAGAGAGAGGAAACAGAGtattgtttatcaaaaaaacagagtattgtttatcaaaaaaaccAAATTCATAAACCACAACAtgaaagataaattaaaaaacatagtGGCAAAGATAAATTCTAAAAACAACGTAAACTGTTGCTTCATCAAGATCCCATATGCATAGCATCTGTCCACATGGTTGCTGCTATATTTGCTCTCCAGTTATTAGCATTCACTCTTTGTTGTTCTTGAGTGAcattttgaacatcatcatccaTGTTTTCATCTTCACCTATTTCTTGAACATCACTTTCATTATCATCAGCGACAACAACTTCTTCAGGAAACACGTCTGAACGACATTCTTTACGAagataattatgtaaaacaacACATGCAAGAACTAACTCTACTTGTGTTTTATACGGAAATGGTGGAGTAGATTTGAAGATGAGGAATCTTGACTTAAAGATGCCAAAAATTCTCTCAATCACATTTCGCAAGGATGAATGACGATGATTGAACAACTCATTTTGATTCACAGGATCTTTGCCTTGTCCCCTAAAATCTTGAAGATGATAGCGAGTACTTCGAAATGGAGCTTGAAAATTACGACGATTGGCGTATCCACAGTCGACTAAATAGAATTTTCCTGATatcatataacatatacaaataattttaagaaaatacaaaaataacacatcaatattttaatcataagaATAAGACATACCTTCTAGAACTTGTAATCTGTTAGAATTTCTTGTTAAAGCATCTTGTAATACTTTAGCATCATGAGCTGAACCTTCCCATCCACTaagaacatatataaattttaaatcaaaattgcaTGCAGCTAAAACATTTTGTGATAGTTGTCCTTTTCGATTGCGGTAGCTAGATGAATCCTTTCCACTTATCATCGCAAGAATATGTGTTCCATCAATAGCTCCTACACAATCCTAATAAAATATAGAAGCATGTAAATTTATTGcagtatttaaaaaatacataagaGAAGAACTACATGTACCTTAAAATAAGGATAGAATCGTGTGCTATCTCTTATCTTTGGAGGCACTGTTTCAGGCTTGGCCATGTAACTTGGAGCAAGTGCGTTTAACACTTTCAGAATTGTATGAAAACTCGTAATTATTGAGAATCATGACCTCTTGAATCTATCTTGAGCCTGAATATACCTTGAATTTTGACCAACGATGAACAAAAAGGTGGCTAGCGTTTCTTCAACTGAAACATATCTTGTATCTTTTAATCCCATCTTTACTCTTATAATAGAGTATAACTTCAAAAACACATCCGGATACATACGATATAGATGTCGAAAATGTTTAGGATCTTCAACCAAAGCATTTTGTATGTATTCATGTCCAAGTGTTGTAGTTGATCTTCTAATTTCACGTTGTATTTGTGGAATACGTGAAGCAACATTACGTACCTTCACAATGATAGAAAAGACCAGTAAGAGAATATCAACGTCTATCTTGAAATTTGAcatcttttttctctttttcctaACTTGTATCTCTTCATTTGCATTAACAATATGAGCCATTGAAATCTCTGCACAACAACATAAATAACAAGTCATAAGAAACTGTCTAATTGGTGAACAAAGTGTGAATAATGCTAGATACTCACGTAATATAAAGCGGCGGTGATGAACTTTAGctaaagaagaaaaggaaaaataaataaggcTACACAAATCGTTAAGGAATCGTATCCTAACGAATTAGCCGCCAAATTTAGCCGCCAAAATCAATGTTTACTTTGAACAGAAAATACTACTTTCctatgtaaaatataattataccaTTGTAGGAGAAAACAAGAAGATAGttaggcctgggacggatcgggtatccggacaattttaagatatccggatccggatacttatccggcggatctgtaattttactatccggatccggggttcgcggatatccgggtgtcggatatccttctaaaaattataatattcagcggatatccggatccagatttggatccttaaaataaataaaaaataatattaatatatataaaatattaaaaataatttaaaaataaaaagataaataatgtttttaattatttatatgtataatattacaaaatttacataaaatttatatatagtattataaaaatgaaaatttattaaataaaattagtttttatatatagatattactatttttgaaataattattaataaaatttacggatccgaatatccggactaaaaaatcaagatatccagatccggattcggctttgacggatctaacattttactatccggatccggattcggcctctccggatatccggattttcggatcggatctggatcggatctcggatcgaatccggatctcggataaaagtctcaggcctaaagatagtgtcgtatataaataaataaaattagacCATTGtaggaaaaaacaaaaaccataaCATTCTGATATAAAGAACAAAAATCATAACAATTctgcaaagaagaaacaaaaccatagctaaagtaataataaaaactcaactttaaagaataaaaaactcCAAGATGACGAACTATCTTTAGAACTCCGATCATGTTACTTCAGCCACTTGGTTTACGAAGATTTCTTTTAATCCATCCACAACAATCTGTTATGGACATATTCACGAAACCAAATTTCATGCCTAAGCAGCGAACAAGGGTCTGTTGTCAAAATCTTCTATGTCTTGTGTATAACATGGGattttaaaaacagaaccaaaacagagaagatttTGACAACATACCTTTTGATAGAACACCAAAGGAACAAATCAATCGACGTGTGTTTTAGCTCAACCTCAGATTCTTCAGATCACAAAACCTTTTTCTCGGATCCAACGAAAAGCTCGAGACGAAATCGAATCGAACAATCAAAGTGCTTCCTTCAGGTTTGAAGACTCCAAAATCGAATCTTTGGCTTCCAAAATTGTCGACTTGGGTATTGATTCAGGAACAAGAGGGAATCGAAAGTTCAGTACTTTTCTGGAAAGCTTCGTCTCTGATCTCTCGCTTCCTTGTTCTCTCTCTGTTCTCATAGGTCATCTTTTTCAAAGTGGccaaatttttatttgattttgggtATTTCCAAATAACAGGTACAATGGTGGATTTGTGTAACGATAGTTTTGACTGTGAATAACAAAAATGTTAGTTTCAAATCCATTTCATAAAAGTTTCCTTTCAAAATTGTTTATCATTGAATAACAGTAGATTTGATTTACTTTTGGTAAATTGTTAATTGAATAACAGTGGATTACAAGTGATTTTAAACTACTTTAGATAAATGCCATAttcaataacacatgatttgaagaaaaaaaatagaaatcattaGTTGAATAACGggagattttaaagaaaaaccaaaacactttaaaatccTCAATTCAATACACCCcctaaatatttattatcagGTATGAATTTACACTTATAAAGCTATTATATAAGAGAAATAGGAAAAGAAAAACTTACGGTGTTGTTGTTAAGTACATGGCAAATATATCTTTCGAAACCATCAGAATTTCGCGTTCTCCCGGCTCAACTGACTGTGTGCGGACGATCAACTTACCCATTTCTTGTAGCAAATGATGCATCTCAACCAGGGGCGGACCCACGTTGATGGGTACGGGGTCACGTACCCCGActgattatataaaatttgtgtGCGTTAGTAACACGTGTGGTCAACTAGGTTGGTGGTATTCATTGTGGCCTGGGTAGACATGAAGTAAAGGGTTCGACTCTCTATACTTGATTTTTCTGttctttcattttttgtttatatatattaatataacctttattttttttaccatctatattattaaaatagaagtactcatttgaaaatgttcttacttcattaattaaactccctttttttttgcttgtctttttcaattgcatttatgaaatatcctaaaacgaataaaactgcctaatttattaattgtcttttcagttacattaatgaaatatgattaaatgaatttaaacttcctattttattgtttgtctttttcagttaccttaatgaaatatatccttaaataaatttggacataatgtctaGAGATGTCAAATGGGCGGGTTGGGCGGGTTTGGGTGTGTCCGAATGGGCTTCAGTTTTTTGCTGGACATTTTTGGTCGAAACCCAAATAGGACCATGTCCAAATGAGACCATAACCAAATAGGACCATGATTTGTTGGGTTATCCATGGACGGCCCATGTGCCCACTTAATGTAAACAATATATTTCAGTtctaaaaatgcaaaaattcttaagtttttcaattttaaagatGTCATATACAGTtcaaaagatttataaatatgatATACTTGTGTTTTCAACTTCATGtttcaaagttataaaaaacACAAGATAAATTCAAAAGATAAATCGTCATTTGTCAATCAAATGCAATAGGGAAGGGGAGGTGCAACAGCAACGACAGCAACAACAATAAGAGCTTCAAACTAGATGATTTTCCACCACCTAaccaaacaaagagaaaaaaaattgacatgATCTACTAAAGGCTAAACTCAATCATTAACATGAGCCAAGAGCAAAAGCAAACACATGTATTGCCTACCCTGGTTTGATAAGACTCGTTTTCACAAGATATAAAACCACACTGGTTTCTCCATAACCAGCTTACGTGCATTAAAGAATTCTTCTGTCTTTTACTTATGCAGAAGACCACACGAGCATTCAGCTGCATTAACGATAGAGAAGTAGTCGTGATCAGATATTTATACAATTAACCCCAAAAGCTTTGCATGCTAAAATTGCCTACCCTTTATGAACTCGTTCCATCATTTGTTCCTGCGGTCAGATCTCCTAGTCCAGCATTTGTTTTCACTTTCACCGATCCATCTGAGTCTAACACATAACACAAATCACTAGTCCATCAAATCAGTAGCTAATAGTGAAAACCCATAACACAAATCACACATAAACAGTTCAAAGATGACAAAATCAAACCTCGAGAGATGACGAAATCAGAGACAACGAAGAAGAATCGAAGAAGAGCGAAGAAGAACCGAAGAAAAGTGAAGAAGAAtcgaagaaggagaaggaaaatcgaagaaggagaagaagaatcgcaggagaagaagaagaatcgcaggagacggaaaaaaaaaaagaaatcatgtTTTCCCCCAATTTCCTAACCCTAGACATTTAAGCTTATTGGGCCGCCCATTGCCCAACTGGTTAAACCCAAATTTGGCCATGTAGTTGGGCTCACCCATTtggacaaaaaatatttatggttcAATATGGGTCTGTCCATTTCGGACCATATCTATTTGGACACGGGCCACCCATTTATAGCCCGCCCATTTGACATTACtaataatgtcatttaatcaaccaaaaaaactcatgagttatccttacgtgcataattttaataatggagatttttaaaaacgtgtatcattaaaatgttacctaaaacatgcagcactaatatataacacgcatcaataaaactagaatttgactcacacaattgtacggatattattttcagttgattaaatttaaaaataattatttattcaaaaaatatttaagaatgactatgtttttaaaaattatatggtattatttgctcataactcatttgtcatttgataaattgttagaaagaaaattttagcataatataactcagttgtcatttgctaaatttatggtttttatttatatttttattatttaattataatattttcattttatatttgaaatataaatgaattttcttttaaataatatttttgtaaatgtatttttttaaataatcaattaaaattgttattatcattgaatatcattatttttgacataatttgagttttcgtttacatcaaaacttatcatattttaggataattttaatttaaaatgtaattttcatatttttcaaacaaattctaaaaatattttttaaatattttgttaaaatttttaaaaaaatattgagtttcatttcaaataaaaaggtaaagatattaaaaatattctaattaaaatatgtaaaatttaatatagttttaaggaaatggtcaaaataaaaaaaaattacacataaaataatcatgatttttgttaactgggcggatcattatttatatgatatcgcacacgaaagaaaaatttatgtttttaaaattatctaattaactctatactcatttttttatattttttatatgatatcacacattcgtaaaaaaaatggatagtttaagatgcaaaaaaaaatatttacttaatgaatataatatgaacgaatattacaaatacatcatttaataaaataaataattaaaaactgaaaatttataTCCGCGCTGATCAGGGTCTAGTTTTATATTACGTAGGTTCGCTATATGGCTATAGTAttagaaacatattttatactaaatttgttttgtctatgcatcttataaaatattttttttgttcctttcaCTTTTCTTTAGAACTATTTCTTAATCTTATTTAACTTCTATACTAGTGtgtattagattttttaaacaATCTAAGTATTTTCTTATGGATAAAAAAGAtgattcacaaaaatataatatacttcaaaataaaaaaattgattattatctgactagtatatattattatatttaaaatttaatattaatttatatatttaaattgtatACTACATTTATAATATTGTGCTTCCTATTAAAAAGTTTTCTAGATGTGCCACTGATCTCAGCAGTATCCTCTTTTACATGTATGAGGGGCTTATCAACTAATTATTAAATCCGATATTTATATCCAAGTCACTATCTTCTAGCAGCTGTTTTATGCTACTGACTTTTTCACCATTGAAGAGACATGATATGTAACGAAATATGGCTTTATCTTTGCTGTTATTTAACCCATCATAGCTGACTTTTAGTGTTTTCtcaattttttcatcaaaacctTTTCGAAGCCTCGGCAATATATTTATGAACAAAACTTAGCTTCACCCCCtacctttaaattcacctcaCCTTTTAAGATCAATCAAAATGacacataaattattaattaaaaaatattaaattaaataaaaaatagctaaaaaagataaaaatgataattttaacgacgctaacgccgctagcgaaaccctaaaccctaaatattaaattctaaaccttataccctaaattctaaacccaaatccaaactcctaaatccaaaccttataccctaaatcctaatcctagaccctaaacccaaattatataccttaaacctAAAAAATAgctataaacctaaaccctatactctaaacccaagtcttagaccctaaacccaaaccgtaaaccttaatcCAAATTCTATAGcatctaagtttggggtttgggcTTAGGGTTTACCGTTTGAGTTTTGGGTATGGGGTTTGGACTTAGGGTATAGGttttgagtttaggatttacggtttggatttaggatttaccatttggatttatggttaaggttttgggtttatggtatataatttgggtttaaggtttacggtttggatttagggtctaggacttgggtttagggtatagagtttaggtttatagtcttgtttttgggtttagggtatataatttgggtttaggggtttggatttgggtttagggtatagggtttgggtttaggggtttggatttaggtttagaatttagggtatagggtttagaatttaaaatttagggttaaTTAAAGTTTAACCGAaagcgttagcgtcgttaaaattaacgtttttattttttgtagctattttttatttaatttaatatttttaattaataatttatgtgtCACTTTGATTGATCCTAAAAGTGgagtgaatttaaaggttctaTGGGGTGAAGCTGAGTTGTGTCCTTTATGAATCAAGTCGTCTTTGTCCTTACCCCGTAGATAATAACCTAAAACGTTAAGACCCAAAGGAAGATTACTAGCACATGACGCCACCTCAGAAGCAAGCTCCATCAAACCCTCTGGTGGATAACTTTTCTTGAAAGCAAATCGACATAATATCTCAAGGGCTAGCTCTTTTGATGGGAGGCAGACTTCGTAAACGTTAACAATCCCATGGGCTCGTAAAAAATGCTTATCCTTGGTAATCACAATGATACGACTCCCATATCCAAACCAGTGATTTTGACCAACcaaagtgtctaacactacttGATCATCCAAATCATCAATGAAGATAAGAACTTTCTTGCTTTTCAACCTATCTTCCACAACACCTAAATGATCTATTTGTATATCCTTCGTTCCCAAAATCTTAGATAGAAAATTTTCTTGTAAATGCAACTTCATATTATAGTCGTCTGCATTACTTGTGCTATAATATTTCATACTTTTAGATATGAAAGCCTTGTCTATGAAAATACTACCTTGGAAATGACGAGAGAGTCGGTTATATAAAACTCTTGCTATTGTAGTCTTGCCAATTCCAGATGTACCCCATATCCCAACTATTCTCACTTCTTCGGATTCCAAATGCAACAATAAACTCAACTTTGCAATATGATCTTCAAGGCCGGCATAATCCTTACAATCCCTAGATGGAGTTAAGTTTAGTTTACACACAACATCATTAGCTATTTCTTCAATCATTTTTGCTTCATCATCCCTtcatcattatatatatatcaatatatcaatatttatattcttttttgtgAACAACAAcatcaatatttatattcaaaaccTAAAATGAACGCAATATGGTTTTGCTAATTCATACGTACCAAGTCTGAGAATGAAAACCGACGAGATTTGCTATATAAGTCAACGCTTGCTGCCATAGTCGTATGTCATCTTCTGTTTTGTTCTCACATGTCTTCTGAAAGAGCTCCCCGAAAATCCCCTCTCTGGTATCTTATATGAGAAGGACCCAAACCGTAGAATATTGGTATGACCAGTTGACCAAATTCATCTTTGCATTTCACTATTTCTAGCAACTCATTAAGGCACCAACTAGAAGAGGCGTAGTGTTTGGAGAAGACAACGATCGCAATTCTTGAATTCCTTATCGCCTGTTTGAGGGCAAGATCAAGCCACTGGCTTCTCTTAATCTCGTTGTCTTTGAAAGCACTAACCAATCTCCGATCCAGCTCTTTTAGTAAGTGGCTGAGGAATGTCTTACGTACATCTTCCCCTCTGAAGCTCAGGAAGACGTCAAATATCCGATTCCGAGACGAGTAAGAAGAGAACATTTagagaaaactaaaaaaagctcctcaaaaaataaataatatgctCGTTATTGTGATGAAAAGATTAATCACTTTTCAGATAACAAATACTCTATAAGCCATTTTCTCCTGCTTAACGAAAATATGGACTTTATGAGTTGGATCTAAGAtcaaacgagagagagagagagagagagagagagagagagagagagagagagagagagagagagagagagggttgaccaagaaaatttaattaactGACTACTAATCAGAGTTAACTTACAAGTTACATCTCTTACAAGATAGCTGGTTGACACAGGAAAAAGACCGTCCAATATAGTTAATGGCATGCGTCTATAACCATTTTCGAGTTTTATAATTTGCTTTCAAATAATTACACTACGATAGTACCCGCGTTAAAATGCgagttattatttttaaccGAACAgataaaaattatgtataaatatttgtatagtAGGCTATTCATTGTGTTTTATCTTAAATTCATaatttgttcaataaatatttttcagttTGGTTCTAAAGCGAATGACTGAGATTGAATTTACAACATAAAAACATTTCTGTAAATTTACTTCTCGAAAAAGTAATTTATTTGTTCTgtttaaattttcatattaatagaaatacaaatAAATCTCATATTGCTTATTTAGTATTTTGAAATCATTCAAACTTTGtggaagtatttttttttttttgaacaacatacGATTTTAATTAAGATGAAAGGTAGCAATAAAATTTCAAGCCCAAAAGCGACTAGCCCACAAAGACAAAGAGAAATGGAAATGGAAGATGGGCTTGAAGGGCCTGCTTAGCTAAGAGGTCAGCATCCCTTTTCTGAGAACGAGGGGTGAACTGAAAAACGATAGAGGCTGTAACACCTCCGAACCGTTTTAGACATCGGTCAGTCCACcgggcaacaatcaaacaagaacatgcccgaACGACCTTCTTCTGCCAAGTCCGGAAGCGTTACGACGGGTTGAGAATAGACGTTCcaagtcacaaaacataattctGTAACCCAGAGTATCCATTCAAAACTCGTGTTCTCTAATCTTTGGCatgaggctttgcaacccgtaccgaaTCATAGAGTTGTGTTAGGTTGGACTAACATAATATCATATTCAACACGTCgcgaatataaaacatactttatttcatatatataaaacatgaagttcacaagcccaaaatattatacatagggtCCATGGACGCAGCcgaaagtaaaacatacattcatatatcttgaaaacgaaTCTTTAGCAAAAGATGTCCAATCTACACCAGCTCCTACAGTTACGCGAGCGCTATAGTCCtttctactggtcacctgcaaaaggatgtgaggaatgagtgaactagtttcactcAGTGAGCCAGGGTTCCCTATCTAACATATACAACTACCTGTCTTTTTAAACCCCACCCCAAACACAAGCAAGACGAGTAGTTCAACAACC encodes:
- the LOC125582151 gene encoding uncharacterized protein LOC125582151 — translated: MGLKDTRYVSVEETLATFLFIVGQNSSGWEGSAHDAKVLQDALTRNSNRLQVLEGKFYLVDCGYANRRNFQAPFRSTRYHLQDFRGQGKDPVNQNELFNHRHSSLRNVIERIFGIFKSRFLIFKSTPPFPYKTQVELVLACVVLHNYLRKECRSDVFPEEVVVADDNESDVQEIGEDENMDDDVQNVTQEQQRVNANNWRANIAATMWTDAMHMGS